The Flavobacterium commune genome contains a region encoding:
- a CDS encoding transglutaminase family protein gives MAVFNIIHITKYQYNLPIKESINEIRLFPHNFENQDVLQYQLSITQNPNVAISNDYHGNRVGNFNTLESHTEMTIESRMLVRVNHSLKIPEIDHTKVSDLNLHNDIYLLRLCYPETIAKQDEIDAILKEIDCSDKSIIEIAYECSKYIYNHFAYTKGITNIETTVDEILGHRKGVCQDFANVLLQLLRTAGIPSRYVSGYICPNESGLRGEGATHAWVEIYTPKQGWLGIDPTNNIWTMDNHVKLAVGHNFIDCTPVKGTFKGVSKQTLSVCVSIGYEDGRHFEEINDVELQKNSVEYQQQLDYAEQQQQ, from the coding sequence ATGGCAGTTTTCAATATTATACATATTACAAAATACCAATACAACTTACCCATCAAAGAAAGTATTAACGAAATTCGTTTGTTTCCGCACAACTTTGAAAATCAGGATGTATTGCAATACCAACTTTCGATTACACAAAATCCTAATGTGGCTATAAGCAACGATTATCATGGCAACAGGGTTGGGAATTTCAATACACTGGAATCGCATACCGAAATGACGATTGAATCAAGAATGCTGGTGCGTGTGAATCATTCGCTTAAAATACCCGAAATAGACCATACTAAGGTTTCCGATTTGAATTTGCACAACGATATTTATTTGTTGCGTCTTTGCTATCCTGAAACCATTGCAAAACAAGACGAAATTGATGCAATTTTAAAAGAAATTGATTGCTCCGATAAATCAATCATCGAAATTGCCTATGAGTGCAGTAAATACATTTATAACCATTTTGCCTATACCAAAGGAATCACCAATATCGAGACTACCGTTGATGAAATCTTAGGACATCGAAAAGGCGTTTGTCAGGATTTTGCCAACGTATTACTGCAATTGTTACGAACTGCCGGTATTCCTTCCCGATATGTAAGTGGCTACATTTGTCCTAACGAAAGCGGACTTAGAGGAGAAGGTGCCACACACGCCTGGGTCGAAATTTATACACCTAAACAAGGCTGGCTGGGTATTGATCCTACTAATAATATTTGGACTATGGACAACCATGTCAAACTTGCTGTAGGACATAATTTTATAGATTGTACGCCGGTAAAAGGAACTTTTAAAGGAGTTTCTAAACAAACCCTTTCTGTTTGTGTTTCTATTGGTTATGAAGACGGCAGACATTTTGAAGAAATCAACGATGTAGAATTACAAAAAAACTCTGTTGAATACCAACAACAATTGGATTATGCCGAACAACAGCAGCAGTAA